The region GCACCCTGACCGTGGAGAGCGCCCGCCCGCATTCCGGGCGGCTGCTCGTCCGCTTCGTCGAGGTGCCGGACCGGACCGCGGCCGAGGAGATGCGCGGCGCCCGGCTCCTGATCGGTGTCGAGTCGCTGGCGCCGGCGGAGGACCCCGAGGAGTTCCACGCCCACCAGCTCGAAGGCCTCCGGGCCGAGCTGGCGGACGGCGAGTCGCTCGGCACGGTCCGTGAGATCGTCCACGGCCCGGGCGGGGACCTGCTGGTCGTCGCGCGCGAGGGCCGGGCGGACCTCCTCGTGCCGTTCGTGCGGGAGATCGTCCCGACCGTCGATCTCGACGGCGGCAGGGTCGTCCTCACCCCGCCCGAGGGCCTGCTGGACCTCGACCAGAACTGAAGAAGCACCCCGGAAGGCCCCGTCGCACCGCGACGGGGCCTTCCGCATGCTCGCCTCGGCCGCCCGGCCCCGTTGTGGAGCCACGACGCGGTCTCTGGCGGGGTCGGCGCGTTGTGGGTTCCATGATGGTGTCAATGTCAGTTGACATGCTCCGCTTGTCAACGTAAGTTGACGGACATGGCAGATGCGACAGCGGTGGCGGCAGCGGCGTCGAGCAAGGACCCCGCGGTCGGCCTGGCGGCCGTGGCGTCCCTGCGGACGCTGCTCGAGTCGCTCGAGGAGCTCCAGGTCGGCAACGCCAGGGCGCAGGGCTGGTCCTGGCAGCGGATCGCCGACGTCATGAAGGTCAGCAGGCAGGCGGTGCACAAGAAGTACCGCCGCCTCGGATTCTGAGAGCGGGAGGCGCGAGCATGTTCGAGAGGTTCACCGTCCCGGCCCGGCAGGCCGTGATCACCGCCCAGCAGGACGCCCGGGAGCGGCGGCAGACCCACATCCGCACCGAGAACGTCCTGATCGCCCTCTACGGGTCCCCGACGAGCCCTGGCGCGCAGCTGCTGCGCGACGCGGGGGTGGAGCGCGCCGACGTCGAGGCGGACATCGTGCGCATGCACCGCGGCGACGCCCCGGATCCGGAGGCCCTCGCGACGATCGGCATCGATCTCGACGAGGTGCGCCGCCAGGTGGAGGACGCCTTCGGGCCCGGAGCCCTGGAGCGGACCCGGGCGGTCCGGGGGAAGGGTGGCGGCAAGCACGTCCCCTTCGACCGCCCCGCGAAGAAGTCCCTGGAGCTGTCGCTGCGGGAGGCGCTGCGGCTCGACCACTCCTACATCGGCTCCGAGCACATCCTGCTGGGGCTGCTGCACACGGAGACCGGCGCGGCCCACCACATCCTCGCGAGCCGGGGGGTCACGCTCGCCGGGATGCGTGCGGCCGTCGAGGAGTTCGGGCGCGGCGCGGCGAGCGGCTGAGAGTCCGCCGGCGTCCACGGCCACCCCACTCTGCGAGGATCCGCCCGGTGCGGATCGACGTCGTCACCATCTTCCCCGGCTATCTGGCCCCGTTGCGCGAGGCGCTGCTCGGCCGGGCGATCGAGGCCGGGCTGATCGACGTGGCCGTCCACGACCTGCGGAACTGGACGCACGACGTGCACCAGGCCGTCGACGACTCGCCCTACGGTGGCGGGCCCGGCATGGTCATGCGCCCGCAGGTCTGGGGCGAGGCCCTCGACAGCGTGATCGGGGGGGTGCCGGGTGACGCCCCCGCGCGGCTGGTGGTCCCGACGCCCGCGGGCCGCCCGTTCACCCAGGCCACCGCGCACGCGTGGGCGGGGGAGGAGCGCCTCGTCTTCGCCTGCGGCCGCTACGAGGGGATCGACCAGCGCGTCGTCGACCACTACGCGGAACGCATGCCCGTCGACGAGGTCAGCATCGGGGACTACGTGCTGGTCGGCGGCGAGGTGGCGGTGCTGACGATGGTCGAGGCGGTGGTGCGCCTGCTGCCCGGCGTGCTCGGCAATCCGCGCTCGGCCGCGGAGGACTCCTTCTCCGACGGGCTGCTCGAGGGCCCCGCGTACACGCGTCCGGAGAGCTGGCGCGGCCACGACGTCCCGGACGTGCTGCGCAGCGGCAACCACGCCGCGATCGCCCGCTGGCGGCGGGACCGGGCCCTGGAACGGACGGCCGCGCGCCGGCCGGACCTGCTCGACGCGTTGCCCGCCGACGCCCTCGACAAGAAGGACCGGGCGCTCCTCGCCCAGCTCAGGGAAGCTGCGGAGGGCTCCTGACCCCACCGATTTCACCCTGCCCGAACCCGTCTGGCACTATGGACGGGTTGCCAGCGCCCGACGCCATGGTTGTCGGGCCCTGTCGGGCGCCCCCGGCTCCATCGAGATCGAGCCGGTGCGGCCACCCCACACGACCGCTGCACGAGAGTTTCAGACGAGGACGGACCTGCGCGATGAACACCCTGGACGACCTGGACGCACAGATGCTGCGCTCCGACATCCCCGCCTTCCGGCCGGGGGACACGCTCAAGGTGCACGTGAAGGTCATCGAGGGCAACCGCTCTCGTGTCCAGGTGTTCCAGGGCGTCGTCATCCGCCGCCACGGCTCCGGCGCCCGGGAGACCTTCACGGTCCGCAAGGTGTCGTTCGGCGTCGGCGTGGAGCGCACCTTCCCGGTGCACTCGCCGAACATCGACAAGATCGAGATCTTCACCCGCGGCGACGTGCGCCGCGCCAAGCTCTACTACCTTCGTGACCTGCGCGGCAAGGCCGCGAAGATCAAGGAGAAGCGTGAGACGACCACCGCTTCCTGAGCGTCACCCGGACCGGTCGCCCCGGTTGCCGTAGCCTCGACACCGTGGCGTTCCCCAGCTCCCCGACGACCGCCGCGCGCAACCGCGGCGGTACGCGCCCGCGGATTCGCCCGCGCGGACGCAGACCCCACCCGACGGGTGGCGTGGTCCGGACGTCGGGCAGCCCGAGGACGACGGCGGTCGTGGCCGCGGCTGGGGCGGCGCCCTCCCGGACGGCCTCGAGGGCCGGCCCGGGGAGAGCCTCCCGTCTACGGACGCGCCTGGGGTGCGGAGCCGGACTTCCCGCCCGCGGAGCGGCTCGGCGTGATGCGCCGGGCCGACGCCCGTGACCAGCCCGGGCCGGACCGGCCCCCGTCGGGCAGCTCCGGCGGCCCGTCGTCGAGAGGGCAGCGCGCGGACGCTGCGCCCGCCGCCGGATCCGGCGGCTGGGTCAACGGCGTCTGGCTCGGGATGGCCGAGGCCGTCGGCTTCGACCCGGTCGAGGCGCGCCGCAGTGGCTCCGGATACGCCGCAGACCCTGCGGCGCCCTACGGCGACGCCCGGGCCGATCGCCCCGGCCCCGACGACCAGGGCCCGAACCGCAGGCCCGCGGAGCGCGGCCCGAACGGTCGGTACGCCGACGACCGCAGGCACAGCGAGAACCACCGCCCCGAGAACCACCGCCCCACCGAGAACCACCGGGACGAGCAGCCCACCGAGGAGTTCCGCACCGGCGGGTTCGCCGGCCGGCCCGTCCCGGGGCGCCAGGACCCGGAGGGGCGCCCGCCCCGCGGCCCGGACCCCGCTCGCCCGCAGGGCGACCCGCGGAACGTCGCGCCCCGGCAGTGGACCCCCGCCGGACCGCCGGAGACCGAGGAGACCGGCCCCACCGAGGTCATCCCCGCCGCGACCGACACCGCCGAGACCGAGGCCATCCCGAACGACCTCGTCCGCCCGCACGATCCTGCTCCGCAGGACCTGCCCGTCCCGGACGACGCTCCCGGGGACGTCGCCCCCGGGGCCGCTCCCGACGACGACGCGGACCCCGACGGCATCCCCGGCCGGCACCGCCGGCGCGCGGGCGCCTCGTCCGCGGGCAAGCCTGCGGCGTCCTACCTCGCCACCCAGCGCTCGGGCGGGAAGAAGCCCCGCACCGGTCGCCGGCGGCGGCCCACGTTCTGGAAGGAACTGCCGCTGCTCATCGTGGTGGCGCTGGTCCTGACCTTCCTGATCCAGACGTTCCTGGCGAAGGTCTACGTGATCCCGTCGGGCTCGATGGAGACCACGCTGCACGGGTGCACCGGCTGCAACAACGACCGCGTGCTCGTGGACAAGGTCACCTTCCGCTTCGGAGACCCCCAGCCCGGGGACGTCGTCGTGTTCCGCGGCCCGGACAGCTGGAGCAACACCGAGTTCAGCGTGGCCCCGCCCTCCAGCACGATCGCGCGGGTCGGCCAGGAGATCGGATCGCTGATCGGCCTCGCCCCGCCGGACGAGAAGGACTTCGTCAAGCGCGTCATCGCCGTCGGCGGCCAGACCGTCGCCTGCTGCGACTCGCGGAACCGCGTCATGGTCGACGGCGCGCCGCTCGACGAGCCCTACATCTACTACCTGCCCGCCGCGGGGCCGGCCCGGCAGATCCCGTTCGGGCCGATCACGGTGCCGGACGGGGAACTCTGGGTCATGGGCGACAGCCGCAACAACTCCTCGGACTCCCGGATCGACGGTCACGGCCCCATCCCGGTCGCCAACGTCATCGGCAAGGCCCGGCTCAAGGTGCTGCCGATCGGCCGTTTCGGCTGGATCGACGCGACGAACCCGCAGCAGAGCAAGGCGGTCGGCCTCGGCGACAGCCTCCCGCAGGGCGTGCCGCTGGCGCTGGGCATGGCCGGTGCGCTGCCGTTCGGGCTGCTGCGCCGCCGACGCATCCGCTTCGACCAGCACGTCGAGGAGTTCCTGCCGTCCACGCGCCGCAGCCGGTCCCGGTTCCGTCACGGCGGGTCCTGACCCCGTACGGTCACTCCGTGGTCGCGCGCCCTCGCATGCCGTCACCCCGCTCGCCGTCCCGCCGGCCCGCCCGGCGCCGCCCCGCCGAGATCCTGCCGCCCGAGCTCAGGCCCGGGCGGGCGATCGTCCGCGCCTCGGCGGGGACCTGGACGTTGCAGACCACGCTGCACCGGCACGGCCTGGGCCCCGTCGCGGGCGTCGACGAGGCCGGGCGCGGGGCCTGCGCCGGACCGCTCGTCGTCGCGGCCTGTGTCCTGAGGCCGAACGACGCGAAGCGGTTCGAGGGCCTCACGGACTCGAAGATGCTCACCCCGGCCGCGCGGGAGGAGTTCTTCACGCTGATCACCCGGCGGGCGGAGGACCTGTCGGTGATCGTCATCCCGCCGGCGGAGGTGGACCGCCGGGGCGTCCACGTCGCCAACATCGAGGGGATGCGGCGGGCCGTCGCCGGCCTCGCGTCGGCGCCCGGTTACGTCCTCACCGACGGGTTCGCCGTGCGCGGCTTCGGCCGGCCGGCGCTGGCGGTGCCCAAGGGCGACCTCGCGGCGGCCTGCGTCGCCGCGGCGTCGGTCCTGGCCAAGGTGACCAGGGACCGGATGATGGTCGAGCTGGACGCCGCGCTGCCGCAGTACCGGTTCGGCGAGCACAAGGGCTACTGCACGCCGGTCCACGACGCCGCCCTGGCCGAGCACGGCCCCAGCGCCGTGCACCGCTACTCGTTCGTCAACGTGGCCGCTGCTGCCCGCCGTGACCGCGGTGTTCCCGGAGGTGACCCGGCCGGGGTCGGGGGGTCGGTGGGCCTGGTCCACAATGAGGGCCCGCTCGACGAGCCCGTCGAGTCCACCGCAGGGGGAGGAATGCAGCTGTGAGCGCCGAGGATCTCGAGAAGTACGAGACCGAGATGGAGCTCACGCTCTACAAGGAGTACCGCGACATCGTGTCGCAGTTCTCCTACATCGTGGAGACGGAGCGCCGCTTCTACCTGGCCAACTCGGTGGACGTCGCCCCGCGCAACGCGGACGGCGAGATCTACTTCGAGGTCCGGATGTCCGACGCGTGGGTGTGGGACATGTACCGGCCCGCGCGGTTCGTGAAGAACGTCCGGGTGCTCACGTTCAAGGACGTGAACATCGAGGAGCTGGACAAGCCGGATCTGCGGCTGCCGGAGGACGAGCAGTTCGGGCGCTGACGCCCTACACCACGGCCCCGAGGGTTTCGGTGGCCCCGCCCTGATCCCGGCGAGTTGTCCCCACCGGCCTCCGGCCATCCACAGATTCTCGATTCACCCCGGGCGGACCCGCGGTCCACGCGATCGTGGACCGCATGGCAGCCAAGGACGAACTGGGCCGCCGCGGCGAGGACGTCGCGGTCGAGTACCTGCAGAACCGCGGCCTGGTCGTGCTGTCCCGCAACTGGCGTTGCCGGGACGGGGAGCTCGACGTGGTCGCGACGGACCGCGCACGGCTCGTGGTGTGCGAGATCAAGACCCGCTCCGGCACGCGGTACGGCGAACCCGCCGAGGCGGTGACGGAGAAGAAGGCCGCGACGATCCGGCGGGTCACCCGGGCCTGGCTCGCCCAGCACCACGTCGGCTGGTGCGAGATCCGGTTCGACGTCGTCGCGGTGCTCATGCCGCCGGACCGGCCGGTCACGCTGAAGCACTACGAGGCGGCGTTCTGATGGCGGCGCTGGCCCGGGCCTGGTCGGTCGCGCTACGTGGCGTCGAAGGCGTCCCGGTGGAGATCGAGGCCGCGATCGGCGGCGGGATGCCCGGGGTGCACCTGGTCGGCCTGCCGGACGCCGCGCTGCAGGAGTCCAAGGACCGGGTGCGGTCCGCGGTGGTCAACTCCGGCCGGCAGTGGCCCAACGAGCGGATCCTCCTCGCGCTCTCCCCGGCGACCCTGCGCAAGGCCGGTTCCGGGTTCGACCTGGCTCTCGCCTGCGCGGTCCTCGCCGCCGCCGGCGTGGTGGACCGCGGGCGGCTGGCCGGCACGGTGCTGCTCGGGGAGCTTGCCCTGGACGGCCGGATCCGGCAGGTCCGCGGTGTGCTGCCGTGCCTGCTCGCGGCCCGGGCGGCCGGGCTGCGGCGCGTGGTCGTGCCGGGGGTGGCGCTGGCCGAGGCGGGCCTCGTCGACGGGCTCGACGTGTTCGGGGCCGGGACGCTCGCCGACGTGCTCACCTGGCTCGCCGGGGACGGTCCGCTGGACCGCCCGGGCCCGGTGGCGGGCGAGCCCGGGGCCGCGGCGCCGGAGCTCGCGGAGGTCGTGGGGCAGCCGGACGCCCGCCACGCGCTGGAGGTGGCGGCCGCGGGCGGCCATCACCTGCTGCTGGTCGGGCCGCCCGGGACCGGCAAGACCATGCTCGCGCAGCGGATCGTCGGGCTGCTCCCCGAACTGTCCCGGGACGACGCGCTGCAGCTCGCGGCCGTCCGCTCGGTGGCGGGGAACCTCCCGCCGGCCGGGCCGCTGAGCACCGTGGCGCCGTTCGTCGCCCCGCACCACTCCAGCTCGATGGCCGCGCTGCTCGGCGGCGGGAGCGGTGTCGCGAGGCCCGGCGCCGTCTCGATGGCTCACCGCGGCGTGCTCTTCCTGGACGAGTGCGTCGAGTTCGGCGCGCACGTCCTGGACTCGTTGCGGACGCCGCTGGAGGAGGGCGAGGTCAGGCTGGCCCGCGCCGAGGGGACCGTGAGCTATCCGGCGCGCTTCCAACTCGTCCTCGCGGCCAACCCCTGTCCGTGCGCCCCCGCGAACGACCGGGACTGTGTGTGCTCGTCGGCCATGCGGCGTCGCTATCTGGGGAAACTGTCCGGCCCGCTGCTGGACCGGGTGGACCTGCGCGCGCGGATGCTGCCGGTCACCGCGCTGGGCGGAACGGACGAGACGGCCGAGAGCACCGAGGTCGTGCGCAAACGAGTGCTGGCCGCGCGGGAGGCCGCCGCGGAGCGCTGGGCCGAGCAGGGGTGGCGGACGAACGCCGAGGTGCCCGGGCCGGCGCTGCGTACCGCGTTCGCGCTGCCGCGCGCCGTGATCAGACCACTGGAGGAACGGATGCGAGCAGGCGAGCTGTCGGCCCGGGGCGCGGACCGCGCACTCCGGGTCACCTGGACTGTAACCTAGCGGATGTGCGCGCCGCCACCTATCTCCGCCAGTCGCAAGATCGACTAGGTGATGAGCTGGGCATCTCCCGCCAGCGCGAAGACGTGCAAAACCTGATCTCGCAGCGTGGATGGACTCCAGTGGTCGAGTTCAGCGACAACGACGTCTCTGCGTCCGGGAGGAAGACCCGGCCCGGCTTCCGCGACCTCATCGGGGCGATCGAGGACAAGCGGGTGGACGTAGTCGTGGCCTGGAATCTCGATCGTCTGACTCGCAACGCCCGTGACCGGTTAGCGCTCGTCGAAGCCTGCCAGCGGAACAGGGTGCAGATCGCCATCGTGCGTGGAACGGACATCGATCCGACGACGCCCGGCGGGCGACTACATCTCGGCATCCTCGGCGAAGTAGCTCAGCATGAGATCGATCAGAAATCGGACCGGCAGTCTCGGGCACAGCTCCAGGCCGCACAGCAGGGCAAGCGGGCCGGGGGAAGGATTCCGTTCGGGTACGAGGACGACGCAATCACCATCCGCGAGGACGAAGCGGAGTTGATCAGACGTGCCTACCAGGACGTCCTGTCCGGGGTGTCGGTCTCCGAGATCGCACGGGACTGGACGAACGCGGGCTACACCACGCGCCAGAAGCGCTACGGGGAGAAGCACCGCGGCGAGCCGAGTCCGTGGCGACGGGATGCCGTCCGCCGTCTCCTAATCAATCCTCGTAACGCCGGTCTACGGGCCTACAGGGGCGAGATCATGAGCCCGGCCGTCTGGCCCGGCATCGTTCCGGAAGAGACCTGGAGGGCCGCCGTGGACGTCCTCACCGACCCCTCTCGGACCCGCACGCCGACCCGGCCGAAGTTCCTCCTCACCGGCGTGGCCCTCTGCGGAGACTGTGGGGCGACGGTGCACGGCGGGGGAGCGCGACGGCACTATCGGACCTACCGGTGCAGTGCCACGAACGCGCACGTCTCCCGCATGGCCGAGCCGATCGAGAAGCACGTCGCCGACGTCATTGTCCGGCGGCTTGCCGAGCCGGACGCCATCGATCTTCTCGTGGACCAGGGTCACCCGGACGTCGACGCTCTCCGCGAGGAGGCCACGGCACTACGGACGCGCATGGAGACGGCGGCCGGAGCCTTCGCCGACGGGGACCTGTCGATTGCACAGGTTCGGACGATCAACGACCGGTGCACGGAGAAGCTCGCGGGGATCGAGGCTCAGATCGCCGATGCGGGCCGGGTGGACGTCCTCGGGCCTCTGGTCCGTGCTGACGACGTCCGTGAAGCCTGGGACGCTCTCAGGACCGCGAAGAAGCGCGTCGTCGTGGACACGCTCATGGCCGTCCGCATCTGCCGGGTAGGACAGGGCGTTCGGACCTTCCGGCCGGAGTCCGTGGAGATCGTCTGGAAGCTCATGGTGCCGAAGTCCTGGACGGGCGCGAAGACCGTCGCGAAGAAGCGCGTTGTGGTCCGCCGCCTGAAGTGACGCCCTACCCCGATACCCCCGAGGACAAGCCGATGGAGACCACGTTGAACAGCAGCACGAGCAGCAGCTATCCCGAGGACCGGCGGAGGGACGTGCAGGACGGGTCGGACGACGACGCGGTGCAGAAGGTGGTGAACCGTGCCCCGAAGCTCACGCCTGCACAGCGGGACACCCTGGCGACGATCTTCCGTCCCGTGCCTGCACCGAAGGGCCGTCGCCGGAAGACCAGGAGCGCAACGGACTGGGACAAGCTCGCACGGGCCACGCATGCCGACGAATTCGGCGACGGGCGCGACTAGGCGCAGAAGGGGCGCCGCCCGCGCACGTGAAGACGACGCCCCCGCGACGATCCCTGACGCCTCAAGATCGCCCTCCATCTGCCCTACGCCTGGTCAGGGTAGTGATCCCTAGTCGGGTAGGCAACGGAACCGAGCTAATCGGGCATTTCATCTTGTCTTATAGACGATGTTCTACGAATATATCTAGAATAGACAGAACAACACCCCCGCCGCAGGACCGGAAGGTCAGATGCAGAGCGGGGGTGCTATTCTGTGGGCACCAATACAAATCCCAAGGTCGGAGTGTACCTGAAACACTCGGCTCTCCCCAGACGTAGGGCACTGGTGAGGTAGCCGTAAGTCCCTAGCTCGGCTCGTACCCGAGGCAAGGCCGTCAGACGGCTTGTCGTTCGATGTCTCAGACCAGTCCGGTGAAGGCGGTACCCGGCCGGACGAGTATTGGTTGAGTCTGGACGACGCTAGAGCGGCCCTCGGGCCATACTCGGCACCCCGGCCCGTGGATCAGGTAACAGTGATCCGGGTAGGAACCTTCGTTGACGGAAAATTCCTTCCCCCTATGCTCGGCAGCTTTCTATTTCGCTGTCGGCAGGGGGGTAATTTCTTGTCTCCAGAAGGGGGATGCAGCTTACGCCCTGGTATCGCCTCCGGGGGAGTCGATCCCTTCTCCGGGCGAAAGGATCAGCAGGTCAGGCCAGGTGCGGGGTGCCGGCTATCTCTTACTTCGTGACTTCTCACGTATTGTGGACTCATGGGCAGAACACTTCACGGACCGCTGAACTCAGAGCCCTGGCGAAACGAACAGGAGAACGTCATGGAGCTTTCGGACAGCACTGGGCGTCGGTGGATCACCAAGGGCACCGGGATCCGGAAGAAGGATCTTGGACCCTCTCCCCGGCGAGTCCTGAACCGTCGGCCGGACGCACACCGGAACTCCGTGGAGAACACGGACGGGGTGAAGCGAGTCAAGGCCTCTGCCAGTACCACGGAGCTAGCCGACCAGGTGAAGCGGCGTAACCCACACCTGTTCAACACGGCCACCAGGTCGGACCAGCTCACGCAGGAGGCCCATGACCGGGAGCGCTTCCGAGGTCCCCGGATTGTTCAGCCGGAAGCGGATTACACGCGGTACAGCACCCATCCCAACGGCCTGGACCGCATGATCGATGACGTGGACTGGAGTGATCCGGACTCCGTGATCCACCGGACCGATCCGATCCTCACGGCCACAAGGGACACGGCGAAGCGCGTCCGTCGGCAGTTCCGCCACCTCGGCGGGAAGTCGAAGCTCAACGACACGAGCAACGTCGACTCGGCCACCCTCTCCCGCTTCGTCCGGGGTAACCGGGCCGGGTAGAAGACGCGGCGGGTGATGCGATCTCGGTTATGCCCATGATCGAGGTGGACGGCATCCCGCCGAAGTGGATCACGCTTTCTCCTTTCCGTGGTCCGCACTAGTGAAGGCCCGCCCGGTAGGGCGCGTGATAGTTCCCTCTCGGGCCGGGCGGGCCTTCCCACTCATTAGACGACCTGCGGATTAATAGCTACGGGCCTCCAGTAGCAGCAAGCAGCGGAGCAAGTAGCTACCAACACGATCACCCCTAAGAGCATGAAGACAACGGACAGAGAACGGGACTCCATGAGCGAGGACAGCAACCCGCGTAGACGAGCCGGCCACCGCACCCGCCGAGAGCGCATCCGAGACCGGGACGCGGAAGCCGCGAACCTCCGATCCGTCGGACACAGCTTCGCCGTCATCGCCGAGAAGATGGGTTACGCGGACGCATCGGGGGCCCGGAAGGCCGTCTACCGCGTCCTGGACCGCAACGCCTGGGAGCCGGTGGAGGAAGCCCGTCTACTGGAGCTTGCCCGTCTCGATCAACTCCACCGGGCCGCGTGGCAGATCATGCGGACGGCACCCACCCCGGCCATGCAGCTCCAGGCCGTGAAGAGCGTGCTGTCAGTCATGGAGA is a window of Pseudonocardia sp. T1-2H DNA encoding:
- the rimM gene encoding ribosome maturation factor RimM (Essential for efficient processing of 16S rRNA), whose amino-acid sequence is MSSTPITRTVAPGTGGELLVGLVAKVHGLRGELAVDVRTDSPEERFAPGSVLVSRRTGRPDGTLTVESARPHSGRLLVRFVEVPDRTAAEEMRGARLLIGVESLAPAEDPEEFHAHQLEGLRAELADGESLGTVREIVHGPGGDLLVVAREGRADLLVPFVREIVPTVDLDGGRVVLTPPEGLLDLDQN
- a CDS encoding helix-turn-helix domain-containing protein; translation: MADATAVAAAASSKDPAVGLAAVASLRTLLESLEELQVGNARAQGWSWQRIADVMKVSRQAVHKKYRRLGF
- a CDS encoding Clp protease N-terminal domain-containing protein; this translates as MFERFTVPARQAVITAQQDARERRQTHIRTENVLIALYGSPTSPGAQLLRDAGVERADVEADIVRMHRGDAPDPEALATIGIDLDEVRRQVEDAFGPGALERTRAVRGKGGGKHVPFDRPAKKSLELSLREALRLDHSYIGSEHILLGLLHTETGAAHHILASRGVTLAGMRAAVEEFGRGAASG
- the trmD gene encoding tRNA (guanosine(37)-N1)-methyltransferase TrmD — its product is MRIDVVTIFPGYLAPLREALLGRAIEAGLIDVAVHDLRNWTHDVHQAVDDSPYGGGPGMVMRPQVWGEALDSVIGGVPGDAPARLVVPTPAGRPFTQATAHAWAGEERLVFACGRYEGIDQRVVDHYAERMPVDEVSIGDYVLVGGEVAVLTMVEAVVRLLPGVLGNPRSAAEDSFSDGLLEGPAYTRPESWRGHDVPDVLRSGNHAAIARWRRDRALERTAARRPDLLDALPADALDKKDRALLAQLREAAEGS
- the rplS gene encoding 50S ribosomal protein L19, with the protein product MNTLDDLDAQMLRSDIPAFRPGDTLKVHVKVIEGNRSRVQVFQGVVIRRHGSGARETFTVRKVSFGVGVERTFPVHSPNIDKIEIFTRGDVRRAKLYYLRDLRGKAAKIKEKRETTTAS
- the lepB gene encoding signal peptidase I: MRRADARDQPGPDRPPSGSSGGPSSRGQRADAAPAAGSGGWVNGVWLGMAEAVGFDPVEARRSGSGYAADPAAPYGDARADRPGPDDQGPNRRPAERGPNGRYADDRRHSENHRPENHRPTENHRDEQPTEEFRTGGFAGRPVPGRQDPEGRPPRGPDPARPQGDPRNVAPRQWTPAGPPETEETGPTEVIPAATDTAETEAIPNDLVRPHDPAPQDLPVPDDAPGDVAPGAAPDDDADPDGIPGRHRRRAGASSAGKPAASYLATQRSGGKKPRTGRRRRPTFWKELPLLIVVALVLTFLIQTFLAKVYVIPSGSMETTLHGCTGCNNDRVLVDKVTFRFGDPQPGDVVVFRGPDSWSNTEFSVAPPSSTIARVGQEIGSLIGLAPPDEKDFVKRVIAVGGQTVACCDSRNRVMVDGAPLDEPYIYYLPAAGPARQIPFGPITVPDGELWVMGDSRNNSSDSRIDGHGPIPVANVIGKARLKVLPIGRFGWIDATNPQQSKAVGLGDSLPQGVPLALGMAGALPFGLLRRRRIRFDQHVEEFLPSTRRSRSRFRHGGS
- a CDS encoding ribonuclease HII, whose translation is MVARPRMPSPRSPSRRPARRRPAEILPPELRPGRAIVRASAGTWTLQTTLHRHGLGPVAGVDEAGRGACAGPLVVAACVLRPNDAKRFEGLTDSKMLTPAAREEFFTLITRRAEDLSVIVIPPAEVDRRGVHVANIEGMRRAVAGLASAPGYVLTDGFAVRGFGRPALAVPKGDLAAACVAAASVLAKVTRDRMMVELDAALPQYRFGEHKGYCTPVHDAALAEHGPSAVHRYSFVNVAAAARRDRGVPGGDPAGVGGSVGLVHNEGPLDEPVESTAGGGMQL
- a CDS encoding DUF2469 domain-containing protein, encoding MSAEDLEKYETEMELTLYKEYRDIVSQFSYIVETERRFYLANSVDVAPRNADGEIYFEVRMSDAWVWDMYRPARFVKNVRVLTFKDVNIEELDKPDLRLPEDEQFGR
- a CDS encoding YraN family protein gives rise to the protein MAAKDELGRRGEDVAVEYLQNRGLVVLSRNWRCRDGELDVVATDRARLVVCEIKTRSGTRYGEPAEAVTEKKAATIRRVTRAWLAQHHVGWCEIRFDVVAVLMPPDRPVTLKHYEAAF
- a CDS encoding YifB family Mg chelatase-like AAA ATPase → MAALARAWSVALRGVEGVPVEIEAAIGGGMPGVHLVGLPDAALQESKDRVRSAVVNSGRQWPNERILLALSPATLRKAGSGFDLALACAVLAAAGVVDRGRLAGTVLLGELALDGRIRQVRGVLPCLLAARAAGLRRVVVPGVALAEAGLVDGLDVFGAGTLADVLTWLAGDGPLDRPGPVAGEPGAAAPELAEVVGQPDARHALEVAAAGGHHLLLVGPPGTGKTMLAQRIVGLLPELSRDDALQLAAVRSVAGNLPPAGPLSTVAPFVAPHHSSSMAALLGGGSGVARPGAVSMAHRGVLFLDECVEFGAHVLDSLRTPLEEGEVRLARAEGTVSYPARFQLVLAANPCPCAPANDRDCVCSSAMRRRYLGKLSGPLLDRVDLRARMLPVTALGGTDETAESTEVVRKRVLAAREAAAERWAEQGWRTNAEVPGPALRTAFALPRAVIRPLEERMRAGELSARGADRALRVTWTVT
- a CDS encoding recombinase family protein, whose translation is MRAATYLRQSQDRLGDELGISRQREDVQNLISQRGWTPVVEFSDNDVSASGRKTRPGFRDLIGAIEDKRVDVVVAWNLDRLTRNARDRLALVEACQRNRVQIAIVRGTDIDPTTPGGRLHLGILGEVAQHEIDQKSDRQSRAQLQAAQQGKRAGGRIPFGYEDDAITIREDEAELIRRAYQDVLSGVSVSEIARDWTNAGYTTRQKRYGEKHRGEPSPWRRDAVRRLLINPRNAGLRAYRGEIMSPAVWPGIVPEETWRAAVDVLTDPSRTRTPTRPKFLLTGVALCGDCGATVHGGGARRHYRTYRCSATNAHVSRMAEPIEKHVADVIVRRLAEPDAIDLLVDQGHPDVDALREEATALRTRMETAAGAFADGDLSIAQVRTINDRCTEKLAGIEAQIADAGRVDVLGPLVRADDVREAWDALRTAKKRVVVDTLMAVRICRVGQGVRTFRPESVEIVWKLMVPKSWTGAKTVAKKRVVVRRLK